The following proteins come from a genomic window of Miscanthus floridulus cultivar M001 chromosome 2, ASM1932011v1, whole genome shotgun sequence:
- the LOC136535949 gene encoding 17.9 kDa class I heat shock protein: MSLIRRSNVFDPFSLDLWDPFEGFPFGSGSSSSLFPSFPRTSSETAAFAGARIDWKETPEAHVFKADVPGLKKEEVKVEVEDGNILQISGERNKEQEEKTDTWHRVERSSGRFLRRFRLPENAKTEQIRAAMENGVLTVTVPKEDVKKPEVKSIQISG; encoded by the coding sequence ATGTCGCTGATCCGCCGCAGCAACGTGTTCGATCCCTTCTCCCTCGACCTCTGGGACCCCTTTGAGGGCTTCCCCTTCGGCtccggcagcagcagcagtctCTTCCCCTCGTTCCCGCGCACCAGCTCGGAGACCGCGGCCTTCGCTGGCGCGCGGATCGACTGGAAGGAGACCCCAGAGGCGCACGTGTTCAAGGCGGACGTCCCGGGGCTGAAGAAGGAGGAGGTCAAGGTGGAGGTTGAGGACGGCAACATCCTTCAGATCAGCGGCGAGCGCAACAAGGAGCAGGAGGAGAAGACGGACACCTGGCACCGCGTGGAGCGGAGCAGCGGCAGGTTCCTGCGCAGGTTCCGACTGCCCGAGAACGCCAAGACGGAGCAGATCAGGGCCGCCATGGAGAACGGCGTGCTTACGGTCACTGTGCCCAAGGAGGACGTCAAGAAGCCTGAGGTGAAGTCCATTCAGATCTCCGGCTAG